One window from the genome of Rhodopseudomonas sp. P2A-2r encodes:
- a CDS encoding ABC transporter ATP-binding protein: MSLLEIDRINTLYGDSHVLFDLSMRVEQGEVVALLGRNGAGKTTTLRSIMGVLAPRSGSIRLDGKQIGGLPPSAIASMGVQLVPEERAIFGGLTVEENLRIAALTAPDAWSFERIYAVFPRLKERRKSHGRTLSGGEQQMLAIARALIRDARIILLDEPFEGLAPLIVRDLVEVARNLAAEGRTMIVVEQNVAAALSFANRVYGINNGHVVFEGTPADITANPRLMSDFLGVAG; encoded by the coding sequence ATGAGCCTGCTTGAGATCGATCGGATCAACACGCTGTATGGCGATTCCCATGTCCTGTTCGATCTGTCGATGCGGGTCGAGCAGGGCGAAGTCGTCGCGCTCCTCGGTCGCAACGGCGCCGGCAAGACCACGACGCTGCGCTCGATCATGGGCGTGCTGGCGCCGCGTAGCGGCAGCATTCGTCTCGATGGCAAGCAGATCGGGGGATTGCCGCCGTCGGCCATCGCCAGCATGGGCGTGCAACTGGTCCCCGAGGAGCGCGCCATCTTCGGCGGGCTGACCGTCGAGGAAAACCTGCGCATCGCGGCACTGACTGCGCCGGACGCCTGGTCGTTCGAGCGGATCTATGCGGTCTTCCCGCGGCTCAAGGAGCGGCGCAAATCCCATGGGCGAACCCTGTCCGGCGGCGAGCAGCAGATGCTGGCGATCGCACGGGCGCTGATCCGGGACGCACGCATTATCCTTCTGGATGAGCCATTCGAGGGACTTGCACCGCTGATTGTGCGCGATCTGGTCGAGGTCGCGCGTAACCTGGCTGCTGAAGGCCGGACCATGATCGTGGTCGAGCAGAACGTCGCGGCCGCGCTGAGCTTTGCGAACCGCGTCTACGGCATCAACAACGGTCATGTTGTGTTCGAGGGGACGCCTGCCGACATCACAGCCAATCCCAGGCTGATGAGCGACTTCCTTGGTGTCGCCGGCTGA